The sequence TTGACTATTCATTAAGACAGGCAAAATAACGCAACAGTACACATGTTAAAGCAATCAATCCCTTTGCAagaaagaagcagctgtggtGTACTCTAGATACTTGCCAGTATTGCAGCGTTGGAGAATTGGGTACTACATTAGCACAAACTTAAACTCTACCTGCTCTCTGAGAGATGCATCCCTGTAAGCGACATCCGATAACAATGTTACCAAGCAGAAGCTGAAGTTTTCTGCCACTGGAAGTAAGCCTGTAAAGTAACGGACAGAAAATAAGCCACTTAAGCACTGTTACAGAGAATCAACATAGAAAGAGTAAATAATAATAACGCAAAAAGACATAAGTGATTCCCATGTCATACAGTTCTtagtataaatataaattaaaatgcagtgtAACATTCAAAATTTAGAAGTATACTCTAACCATCATCATTTCAGCATGAAATGTTAAAAGAATAACTTTAATAATTAAACACTCTTTCAGGCTTTCAAGCAGTTgaaaaaatatgacattttatAATATCCTTTGTGAAAACATATTCTTACATCAATTTTAAGAGATATTAAGGGAACAAGAAACGAAGTGGTTTAAATAACAACTAAGCATCAAAGCTAGAAGTAGAGCATACAGATCTTGGCTTCCACTCTCCTGCTCTAACCACTACACAATCTTCTCCAATTTAGTAACAAAATACATTGAGCGTAGAATTATTTGAAAAGTGCAATTTATCAGAAAGTCAAGCAAGAAAGCTGGGAGCTATTCAACTTCCTCTTTGCCTCTAAAGAAAATCAATATTAAAAGCTGTTGAGTCAGTATCTAAGAACCTAGCCAGACCTATCATCTCGCCTTGTATCATGTCCTGAATGACCTTTGTTATTTCTATTTCCTGGCTGGCATTCCATGAGAAtgatcaaaaaacccaaacatcacCTCTGCCTTTTCGTGCATTGCTTTCTTCTATCCATTGGACTTTGGGAAGACCCTTCAAAAGTCGGAGGAGGTAAGGAACCACATTATCTTTGTGCTAAAAAGGAAGATACTATATTTAAAATGGATAAGAAAAGCTGAACTGTACAATCTCAAGATAGTTGAGAGATATGAAAAGACTACACTAACCACACACAGAACTTGCTTCTAATGATTACTCCACGTTACTTCTGGAATATTGCAAAATTGATTTCAACACAGGCAAATGAAAGTAAACCAATTCAGTGCTATAAATCCAATCCTTTCATTCTAGGCAACAGTTCATTCTCCACAGAAGTTGGAGAAAAGAGTTCCAGAACAGTGATTGACCCTGAACAATTTACTAGTTTACAGCAAggtcacaaaataattttaagacaTCCAGAAATTTAGTGCCAGTCCCAATTCAGTACATGTGATCCATCCCACTGCCTTATGCAAGTTACTTAACACATTTGTGTTAACACTTCAACTCCCTAATCTGCAAATCAAAGGACAGCACATTCCTTCCTCATAGAGCTGGATTTATTAATACTAACCACTGGCTTTAAAAACATCATAAAAGTGCTAAGAAACATGAAAACAGCTACCTTATTTAAACTTCATACtacaaaaaccacaaaaagaaCAACGTTAATAATACAGATGTAAACTCTATCATAGTAAATACATATTAAATAGGAGGAAATTCAGGCCTGACGTAAACCTATTAAAAAACTTAAAGTGAGGTCTAATGACTTTGGATGAAACAATACCGTGTCCAGAGTTCAAAGCGAAAAGAACCAGCTTGTCATAAACAGGCTGAGAGATACAAAAGGGATGTTCACATACAACATGGCCTATGTGCATTGTTTGCCTTTTTATCCCAGCTAGTGCCAAGCATGAAAAGACCTATTACAAACCTGATTGTTCAGGAGTATGTTGGAACACACCTATCATTCAGAGGCATGTGGGGAAGAACACCCAACAACACATATGGCTTGAGCAAATCCTCCTGAATagcctttcctttctctccttaaGCTATGATGACCAAAAAACATGACAGCAGTTTGCCTATAGCAGTGCCATGACAGCTATCACACTCATCAGTATTGTCCTCATTTCTTTGTGCTCTCCTGCCTGCATCCATCTGTTATatttcatctatttatttttataaaaagcaaatacCAAATTTTCATTCATTGAACAACTAAATTGGAATTAATccaaaatctttcaaaaatagACTTAGCCTAAGGGCAAAAAAATACCTGAAGGTCAGACTCAATTAGAAAGATTCCTAAAGCAATAACAGCATCTCTGCGACGTTCATCTAACTGGAAAATCCCATGGAAATCCACTGGACACATACAGAGCAGTTTCTGTACCTGaaaaacagcagaggaaaagaacAGTGGAACAAGACCCAAACTGTCAAAACAATCCATGGGAATGGAACAAGATGCAAAGTGTCAAAACAATGCAAGAGAACAACAGTATGTGTGTTAAAACTGCCTTTCAAAAATCTACCAGCAGACCTCAGGAAAGCAATGCAGATAGCTCCCAGCTTCTCTCCGAAGGAGCAGAGCTAGCCTTCATGTCCGTGCCCTAGAGCACGCCAAACAACAGGCCTGGCTAGCAACaattgcaaatattttcacagCAGAGAAACAGCTGACAGGCTGCGGTTTTCAAGACTCATTCAGACCTCCCATGCCTCAAGTGGACAGTAGCCTTTCCATCTTCTGGAAGACAGATGGCCACATTACCCTCCTTTAGTCATCAATCTTAACGAGAGCGGCTAGGAAAGAGTAATGAATGACAGAaaccagaaaaagagagaagactcAAGTAGATGTCAAACATTTTTACCACAACACGGGTTGATTTAACAGTTTTTTTCAACATTGGTCAAGCTGTTTGTGTTTCCACATCTGAAGAGAACTTACGCAACTTTTCAAAGCATCACATACACAGAGCTCATTCCTACACCCCTGGTACAACAAAACTTTCCTTCCACTAAGTCATTGGGCATTCTGGGTGCGCAAGAAATATGCAGCAGGTGTATGTATCATATTCACTCTGACCCTATAAACAATAACCGGGTGGATGGAGCTTTGGTTACAGCTGCACCAATGCCTTCTTCATATACAGCACTGAACAACAAACTGTTACCTAGCTGAGTACAACTTCTGCCCAGACTTTTTTAACATAACAGATTAAGTTTCCAGAACTAGTTTTTTCCTCACTACTTACCTACTACTTCACTCCATACTCAGCAAACAACTATCTAAGGAATATATCAAATCTCCCAAATACTTTGTTTTCCTATGGAACTgttaagaaagggaaaatgcaACTAGCATATTGTATTTTTGTAAACCTCCTTGATGTTACATAAAAAGGACTGTCATAATAAAAAAAACTATATTTGAATGTTAAGTTACTTTAAACACCCCACCCTGAAATTTCTAAACCAAGAATCTATTTCCCTAGAGGATTAGAAAAATTTACTGGATGCACAGTGGAATTTAAGATTCTGGTCCTTAAACTGCCAGACCTCACAATTACAAGACCTGTAACACAACACAAATCATTCTCTTGCTCAACATAAAATACAGTAGAGGAAATACAAACTTTGGAAAATAACTTCTGATGCATGCTTCCCACATCAGGTTAATATTTGCAATAATGTGAGTAAATAACTTTAGCTAGATATGAACTGTTACTAACTGTTATTGTAGTGTCTcgaactaaaaagaaaaaaaagaaatgcccaCCATTAGTGAACCAACAGCaaggcttaaaaaaattattcacagttGGCTGTCAGACCAATGGTAGATTTCTAGAACAAGACCAAGAACAGAAGCCTGCAACAGCTGGCCAAGAACAACCACTATAGTTTTCATcagcacagagctgtgctttTCAACAATTTAGTCATCTTTCATTATTGCACGAGGCAATTTAGAAGTTCAATCACTTTGTGCTCAGAGCAGCCAACTCCCAAAACACCAGGCTGTCCAtctctcctccctgcagcagcacaccaCTCCAGCACGCCAGCTGCTCCGTGCCACGCGGGGAACAGCCCAGATGAAGATCTCCCTGGCGGGTTTTACATTCAGGAGAGATTTATCACAACCTAGTAGATTTTTACCTTGAGCTCATTACATCGCTTGCATTTAACCAAATATTTGGAATAAAGAGCCCTAATTAGGCTGACACTAACTACATGTGCAAGACCATATCCCGCAGACTTCAGGGATATGCAACCACTGTGAGGACCCACGTCCCTCACCAGGACATGGGCACTGCTCCAAGGGTGCCAGCCATGGCTGCTGGGCTCACACCTCCTGCTGCGATGGTATGTTGGGGTCGAGATGGGCCATGCAAGCATCTATAGGCCCAGCAGACACCACGCACAGACACAGCTGGTGTGCTGGAGCCCACTCCCACGGCCACAGGACAGCCCCCACCTTGGGCGGCAGCATGCTCTGGGCACAGATGGACACACCAGCCCCGGCCTCCCACTGCCACAGCCCCCACGGGACCAGGGTACAAACCCACCCGCGGGCACAGACACCGGCTCTGACCCGCTCCCCACACGCGCCGCAGGTCCCCACGCATGACAGGAGCAAGGGAAGCGCCCCAGacccgccccccccggccgcgaACCACCACCTTCCTCACCCACACGGCACAAGCAGCCTCCACAGGAAGGGctccctgcccccctgccacTGCGCCCGCGATGCCGACCCCTCCACGCAGACTCCACTCGCGTGACGCACACACACGCGGCTCCCACTCACATGACGCCCCTGCGCACCCCGCCGGCTCCCACGCGTGACACCCCCAGGGTCCCCACGGACGCAGCGCCCACACGAGACCAGCCCTCCCACCGCCCCCACGCGTGACactgccccagccccgccggaCGCAGCCGCGCGGGACGCCCCTCACCTTCTCCAGCGGCGCCGGACTCTGCACCGCCAGCGACCGCGCCAGCGACAGCACCGTGTTGAAGTAGAAGCCGCGCGCGGTGCCCGCACtgctcccccgccccgcgcccgcggaGGGAGCCGTGGCCGCCGccgtagtggtggtggtggtcgcCGCAGCCGCCGCTGCCGTCGCCGCCGCCGTCGCAGCagcagccgctgccgccgccactGCCGCGGCCGCCATATTGCGGGGGAATGCGGGGGCcagcccgcccagccccgccccctCTCGCGAGACCGCCGCCTCCCACGGGATCTCGGTCCGCCAATCACACCGCAAAGATGGCGGCGCCCGCAGCGGCTtcgccgccccgccccctcccgccgcggtggccccgccccctcccgccgcggtgGCCCCGCCCAGTAGCCGCGGGTCGCTCCGCCGCACCCCGCGCGCTCGCCCCGCCCCTGGGGGCGTTGCGCGGCGCTTCCGCCCGGCGCGCGGTGCGGGGCTGTGGGCGGAAGGAGCCGGGCCGCGGCCTgaggcggggcccggcggcgagcggcggggcaggcccggcccggcccctgaGGAGCGAGGGCGCCGCTTCCCTGAAGCGCTCACCGCCGACGCTTTCTTCGCGGCCCGCTGTCGGCGGCACCATGTCGGCCCTGCCGAAGAGCTACAACCCCTtcgccgaggaggaggaggaggaggcggcggcgtgGCGGCCGGAGAGGGGCAGCGGGGAGTTGAGCGGCGCCGCGCGGCAGCGGTACCTGCAGCAGGAGGTGCTGCGTCGCTCCGCCGCCACCGCCGACAGCACCACCCGCTCCCTCTCGCTTCTCTACGAGTCCGAGCGGATCGGCGTGGCCGCCTCCGAGGTGGGTCGCGGCCCCGCGGGACAGCGCagcccgggggaggggggcgagCCGAGGACGGAGCCTTCTCCCCCTGGGGCGGCTGCGATGTGCCGCCGAGGGGCTGCCCtgcgcccgccgcctcccgccacGCGTGTCCGGATTAAACCTCCTGGGGGGTGCGAGTGTGTGTCTTGTTTTCTCTATTCCCCCCGAAAGTCTCCCGAAACATCTCTTTATTTAGAGTTATTCAGTGGCTCGGAGACAACATATCCCTCTGTGTTATTGCAGGCTGATTTTCTGGGTGGAGGCAGTTtggtttttgaggaaaaaaaatcccaggtaGATTCTCTCTGTATAATACTGAGACTAGGACTCACCTGTGTTTTCACCTGCTTTTAACAACTCATTACTAAATCTTATCAATGGCATTATTATGCCTGTTTTTATCAGACTAAAAAGTTTTCAGCAGTTCTCTTGATGAAACTGCCCTGTTAGTTGTTTGTGATGTGCTGGCTTCATCCTGATTAATCATTTCCTTCATTCTTTTGGCCTTGTTTCAGAACAGAGTTTATACTTAGAGGCATCGTAAAGGTCTTGTCCATTGTGTCACCGGCTAATGGGAGGTTTCATTGAGCGTTAGTAACGTGGTTGCCTAAATTAACCCGAGAGCATTCAGAAGCTGCAGTAGGTGCTTATGCTGGAGAGGGCTCTTGGTAGCACTTCTGCAAATTTGGGGGCTCGTGATTTGTCTGTCTGGAAGAGCAGACATGAGGAATCAAGAATTTAGACTTAACACAGGGCTCGCGGTGAAACTTGAACTGTGTGTGTTTGCTGCTTGAGGGTGTGTGTGCAATTTAAACTAGAATTCCCCAAAGTTTAGAGAGAATTCAAAACAAGTTCTTTGTTTTGCACTAGCTGCAGGTAACTTGCCTGCCAGAATTAATCTTTGGATTACTTTGGAATAGCGTTTGTGCTGTCGAATTATAAAATAGCTTAATTGTATATATCAAAATGTCTAAATCTTGCTCTGTTAGTATTAGCTAAAAGATTATTCCTGCAGTAGgaaaaaattctgtttgtgtttattttctctgGTTATTCTGTTTGTAACATCATTATTGGGAACATCAGTAATGTGAAAATAGTATCCCTTTCCAGTGAAGGTGTCATTCACacctaaaaataattctgcttgcTCATTTTGCTGTCACAAACCTATGCATTTTCACTACATCACCCATCTGGTGCCATGCTTATTCCATCAAGAAGAGATTCAAATGTCAACCTGACAGAAGACCAATACAGAAAATTCCTGGATGCTGTTTGTGGTAGGTGTCAGGAACCTTTGTGAAGTGATGAGGATTTTATAGCTGGTTAATGCTGTGGCTGACTAGCAACTCTTGATTGAAATGCCCTGGAGGAAGAGGGGTGAGTGAAAAAGCAGTATGTGTTCAGAAATATTCTACGTAGATGGAGGAACTCTGTTGTTTTTCTGTAGAATGTCTGTTAAATGTTTGATGTTTCAGTTTATCTTGGCTTTACtagcttctctttttctgtcaaTATCTGTTAGGAGCTTGTACGTCAAGGAGAGGCACTGAAGCGCACAGAACAGATGGTAGATAAAATGGACCAGGACTTGAAGACTAGTCAAAGGCACATAAATAGCATTAAGAGTGTTTGGGGGGGCTTGGTAAACTACTTCAAAGCCAAACCTCCAGAGAGCAAGCCAGAGCAGAATGGAACCCCTGAATATTGTGCTAACAGTAGGTAAGTAACATGAACATTTTACTTGGGAATTATCTCCCACAGTATTTCTGAAATGTCACCAGAAAATCAGAACTTAAAGATCTGATTCTGTCAAGTAAAGTCCTGAGATGGTGTCTAgctccctttttcttttaactctgagaaaaatatttttacttttatatttgtAGTGGCAAGAATAACTGCGTATTTATGGGGAATTATTTCAAACAATTACAGAAAATTGCACAAGTAATTC is a genomic window of Athene noctua chromosome 17, bAthNoc1.hap1.1, whole genome shotgun sequence containing:
- the SNAP29 gene encoding synaptosomal-associated protein 29 isoform X3; the encoded protein is MSALPKSYNPFAEEEEEEAAAWRPERGSGELSGAARQRYLQQEVLRRSAATADSTTRSLSLLYESERIGVAASEELVRQGEALKRTEQMVDKMDQDLKTSQRHINSIKSVWGGLVNYFKAKPPESKPEQNGTPEYCANSRLKEAMMSSKEQESKYQETHPNLRKLDNSDLVSSVQRDSYPKNQHLRAYHQKIDNNLDEMSSGLSRLKNLALGLQTEIDEQDDMLDRLTKKVETLDVNIKSTDKKVRQL
- the SNAP29 gene encoding synaptosomal-associated protein 29 isoform X2, with amino-acid sequence MSALPKSYNPFAEEEEEEAAAWRPERGSGELSGAARQRYLQQEVLRRSAATADSTTRSLSLLYESERIGVAASEELVRQGEALKRTEQMVDKMDQDLKTSQRHINSIKSVWGGLVNYFKAKPPESKPEQNGTPEYCANSRLKEAMMSSKEQESKYQETHPNLRKLDNSADSDFNKADLVSSVQRDSYPKNQHLRAYHQKIDNNLDEMSSGLSRLKNLALGLQTEIDEQDDMLDRLTKKVETLDVNIKSTDKKVRQL
- the SNAP29 gene encoding synaptosomal-associated protein 29 isoform X1 codes for the protein MSALPKSYNPFAEEEEEEAAAWRPERGSGELSGAARQRYLQQEVLRRSAATADSTTRSLSLLYESERIGVAASEELVRQGEALKRTEQMVDKMDQDLKTSQRHINSIKSVWGGLVNYFKAKPPESKPEQNGTPEYCANSRLKEAMMSSKEQESKYQETHPNLRKLDNSDSDFNKADLVSSVQRDSYPKNQHLRAYHQKIDNNLDEMSSGLSRLKNLALGLQTEIDEQDDMLDRLTKKVETLDVNIKSTDKKVRQL